In Cicer arietinum cultivar CDC Frontier isolate Library 1 chromosome 7, Cicar.CDCFrontier_v2.0, whole genome shotgun sequence, the genomic window CCAGATGCAATCACATGTGCTAGTGTTCTTCCAGCATGTGGGGATCTTTCGGCATTGTTGTTAGGAAGGAGGATTCATGAATATATTGAGAGGAAGAAATTGTGTCCAAATTTGCTATTGGAGAATTCTTTGATAGACATGTATGCTAGGTGTGGATGTTTAGAAGATGCAAAAAGAGTGTTTGACAGAATGAAGTTTCGCGATGTTGCATCATGGACTTCATTGATATCTGCTTATGGTACGACCGGGCAAGGCAGTAGTGCTTTGGCACTCTTCACAGAAATGCTAAATTCAGGTCAAAGTCCAGATTCTATTGCATTCGTCGCAATTCTCTCGGCATGTAGCCATTCAGGATTATTGGATGAAGGGAAACTTTACTTTAAACAGATGACAAATAATTATAGAATAACACCAAGAATCGAACACTTTGCTTGTTTTGTTGATCTATTAGGACGTGCCGGGCGAGTAGATGAGGcctataattttatcaaacagatGCCAATTGAGGCAAATGAAAGAGTTTGGGGGACACTACTTAGCGCTTGCAGGGTGTATTCAAATATGGATATTGGACTTGTAGCAGCTGACAACCTACTTCAATTAGCTCCTGAGCAATCAGGTTACTATGTGTTGTTATCTAATATTTATGCAAAGGCTGGTAGATGGAAAGAAGTAACAGAAATTCGATCActaatgaagaaaagaaaaattcgGAAAACGCCTGGCATCAGTAATGTTGAGCTAAACAATCAAGTTCATACGTTTCTTGCAGGCGACACGTCGCATCCGCAGTCAAAGGAGATATATGAAGAGCTAGGTGTGCTGGTGGGGAAGATGAAAGAGTTAGGATATGTACCTGAGACTGATTCTGCACTTCACGATGTGGAGGAGGAGGATAAGGAAGGCCATCTAGCTGTTCATAGTGAAAAGTTAGCTATTGTGTTTGCTCTTTTGAATACACAAGAGTCTCAAATCAGAATTACCAAAAACCTTCGTGTTTGTGGAGATTGCCATATTGCTGCTAAGTTAATCTCCAAAATAGTTGAACGTGAAATTATTGTTAGAGATACTCATAGATTCCACCATTTTAAGGATGGTGTTTGCTCTTGTGGTGATTATTGGTGAGGTTTCTGATGAAAATTTAATTGCAACTTGCCACTATAATTACTATAATTTGGCAATTTTGCTGTGGAATTTGGTTGTGTGTAAATATTGTTAGATTATTCGTAGTAGATGCTAAAAAAGGCCAGGTTAACCAGAGCTCAATTACTTCCGCACAATGTAATTCCGATGATTCACTCTTGATGTCTGGATCTAATGATGTGGTACGacacctttttaaaaaaaattgctatATGTACCATAATCTCCCATAcatttcattttattgtttGCATGAATTTACAGATTTTTATCTGGAGCTATATAGATGGAATGGAACCCTCCACTTCACTACTATCTTAAACTCACTACTACTGCACTTTTTATCTGGTGTATTTTTCGTCAGTCCCCATGGACGGTGGTGGCAAGCAGCAGCAGCTAATGGGGGTTGGGATTTGCTTGTTTCTTGTTATGCTTCATAAAAATTGTTACTTGAAGGGTGAGTTTCTGATTGTGCATATTGTTTTGTTGAAGCATTCTCATTACCTTCATGAATATTGATTAGTCCTAATTCTTCCTTTGTTCAATCTATTTTTGTATTTGCTAATATGTGATTCTTTGAACAGCCAATATATGTGGCCTGTCCTGTATTCTTTTATGTTAATTAACTTGGGTCTGCTAAAGACTGTTATTACTAAAATTGCTTTTTCTATGGTCCTGAACTTGTGGCTGGAATGGAATGGTAAAATGTATGT contains:
- the LOC101500276 gene encoding putative pentatricopeptide repeat-containing protein At3g49142; amino-acid sequence: MLPIHRLSCHISELQALVSSFHQSITQNPILALELLAKALDQNPNIKTLKNFHSKIFYLNSHQNPSLGIKLMRAYAACGEPGMTRKVFDEIFERNVVFYNVMIRSYVNNRWYNDALFVFRDMVNGGFKPDNYTYPCVLKACSCSDNLSYGLQLHGAVLKVRLDLNLFVGNGLIAMYGKCGCLVEARHVLDEMVCRDVISWNSMVAGYAQNMQFDDALQICREMDDLGQQPDCGTMASLMPAVANTSSENVLYVEKIFENLERKSLISWNVMIRVYMKNSMPKKAVDMYLQMEKGGMEPDAITCASVLPACGDLSALLLGRRIHEYIERKKLCPNLLLENSLIDMYARCGCLEDAKRVFDRMKFRDVASWTSLISAYGTTGQGSSALALFTEMLNSGQSPDSIAFVAILSACSHSGLLDEGKLYFKQMTNNYRITPRIEHFACFVDLLGRAGRVDEAYNFIKQMPIEANERVWGTLLSACRVYSNMDIGLVAADNLLQLAPEQSGYYVLLSNIYAKAGRWKEVTEIRSLMKKRKIRKTPGISNVELNNQVHTFLAGDTSHPQSKEIYEELGVLVGKMKELGYVPETDSALHDVEEEDKEGHLAVHSEKLAIVFALLNTQESQIRITKNLRVCGDCHIAAKLISKIVEREIIVRDTHRFHHFKDGVCSCGDYW